From the Dermacentor variabilis isolate Ectoservices chromosome 5, ASM5094787v1, whole genome shotgun sequence genome, the window TGTCCAAAGAGGACAAgcttggacaccttctcaaaggcatagccgaagaTGTTTATAATTATTTAATcagaaaggagagtctcgcctcggtcgccgacctcatcaagcattgccgcacatttgagaccttgaagctgcgccgtatcacgccaaagttcggcaggttagcaaatgtcacaacggtggcaagcgttgacgaaagcGACAACTACggttttcaatttgaccttgtggcaactataaggcaaattgtccgtgaagaacttgaacgacacaccaaaaaGGCGGATGTCggacagcttggttgcgcttccagccaacctcaagaacatgcatctgctgtgtccgcattgtctgccatgccaggcgttgcagactgtcgagtcgatcagctgcgacagcaccgacgtacctttcccaaTGACATGACGCACggtcaacgaactcgtcgagctaccaccatgaatcggaattcggaagatcgcgtttattattcacagcgtcccagggttgacccccaggcttacaacgtcggtcgcgcatcgcctgtttgttacagctgtggcgcctcaggacacattgctcgtttttgtcgccggtgCCGACagacaacatatggcccaccaccaacttggcctaattttgaacgtgacagttacgacgaccgttggccgacagaccctgataCTGCCAACACCACAGGTgcgccaccccggaataccttccatcaatatagtagaaggagtggctcgccagcttcagaccgcagcctgacgcccccaaccggtcgccaacgccgttcaccggcGATGTTCAGGCGAtgtgctacgtctccaccgccgtcgggaaactagccggcgcggctgatggaggtaaggtcgccggacagtctgcgtctctgcgaaatactcctctgcctattatgatggtgaagaaaaaagtgcgcgtgttaattgatagtatacctgcaacagcattagtggatactggtgctaccgttttcGTCATGAGTCtaactttcaaagagaggctgggtcggaaagttatgttcccgtggaatgatggtgtgacgtttcgtggtgtcagtggagagtgcctagtcccccttggtatttgtgttgcaagtgttttattcggaggagaagatcttaaaacagaatttctcgtactaccgcggtgcactcatgatgtgattctcagGATTTACTTTCTTAAGGATGGTGGTGCATCAGTGAACTGTGGCACAGgtgaaattactttgaatagcgcgcttctcgccacccttgccgacacatccttaccagtgaaaaactattgtgttgtttcgaacggtTTGCTGCTACCACCTTGGTTGCTGTCACGTATCCCGGTCAATTTCGCGGCTGCCAACCTTTCATCGTTtcacgcgcaagtccagccacttacgtcaagctgcgcaaagaaagatgtacttgtaccacgctctgtcgtgacaGTAGTGAATGGCacctcaaatttgtgggctttcaattgttcttgcgatCCTGCTGTTCTCCCGTGCGATATGAAGCTAGCTGAATtcgacgagattacttacagctccattacagttctaagcgaggaggagcagtctcatactagcgatccccaccgaagcacttctgaagagcagatcctacggatgatcaacaaggcgctaCCCTCACATAAGCGTCACGCTCTcacacaagttttgtgggcacacctttctgtgttcgattttaCACAAGgtgacaagcaggcttcactcccgtgttctcgtgctcgccacaccggattgacaccggatctgcgcaccctattcggcaaaagccttaccgcgtttcttcaacagagaggacagttattgctgaacaggtgaaaggcatgctgcggaaaagtgttgttcaagagtcctctagtctgtgggcagcaccagtaatcttggtaaagaagaaggatggatcgtggcggttttgcattgattacaggaaactgaatgcggtcaccaaaaggatgtgtatccgcttcctagaattgatgatgtcattgaTTGTCTACATTctgctgcctacttttcatcactggatttgcgatcagggtattggcagatacccatgcacccaggtGATAAGGAGAagacggccttcgtgacaccagacggtctttatgaatttaacgttatgcagtttggcctttgtaacgcgccagcaacattcaaacgattcatggatactatcctccgaggacttaaatgggaaatttgtttgtgctacctcgatgatgtggtgatttttggcaacacattgagtgagcataacagccgtctcagtcttgttctggattgtgtcaaacaagccggcttgatcctaaattccaggaatgtcgtttcggggaaaccgagacgttagtacttgggcatctggtcgacaaaaacggtgtgaggccagatccacggaagattgaggcagtcagctccttcgaagcaccgaagtcagtgtgGGAGTTAAGGaatttcttgggcctgtgctcgcattttcgtcgcttcgtcccaagattcgccgacatggcgtaccccctaacatgtcttctccaaaaagccgttccTTTCAACTGGACATTGGCTTGCGACAATGCGTTCTTCCGCTAGCTAAAATTTCTGCTAACATCAGGGCctatattgcgtcacttcgatgcatccgcacctacggaagtgcacaatgatgccagtggcatcggcatcggtgctcTACTAGTGCAACGTcgtcaaggagctgaacacgttgtggcttacgctagtcgctctttgaccaaggcggaacgcaattacaccgtgaccgagcaagaatgcttggcagctgttttcgctgtccacaaatttaggccttatatctacggacgcccgttcactatcgttactgaccaccacgcgttatgctggttggtgaatctctgTGACctgagtggacgactggcacattaggctcttcgactgcaggagtacgactttgttatttcctacaagtctaggcgtcgccacgcagatgcggactgtctctcccgccttcctctgacgacgacggaatgtgatgaagacaattttgatgactgttttgctcccatttcttctacattcccagactcgatgactttcaaagcagagcaggaaaatgatattagtttggaacctctatttgtagccgcatcgcaTCCTGGAGCCACTGATCGATTTTGTGTCTGTGatggcctgctttacaagaccaattattcggctaaAGGCGCACACTTCCTTCCGGTgatgccgcagagtctgcgaacggacatactgagagccatgcacgacgatgtgacctctggccatctaggattcatcagaactttgaaccggacacaggagcgtttttactggcccagaatgcgggacacagtcaagcactacgtcgccagttacgaacaatgtcaacgctacaagcgccctacgaccgctccgccaggttttctccaacctctgccgccgcctcgcctgccatttgaataagtgggtatcgatcttctgggcccatttccccgatcatctaacgacaaccaatgggtgatcgtatgtgtcgaccatctgacccgttacgcggaaacggcggccataccatcttcaacagctgcgtccgttgctacgtttttgcttcgattcattattcttcgacatggtccccccgtgtcatcattagcgatcgcggtcgtcagttcgttgccgacgccgtagaagaactgcttcgtctctgcagtttgCAGTTCcctcattcaacgccttatcaccctcagacaaatgggcttgtagaatgtacgaacagaactctaacgaacatgctggccatgtacgtatcttcctatcacaaggactgggatgacgtactccccttcatcacctatgcttataatactgcaaagcatgggACGACCGATTACAGTACAGTAcatttatctcctttacgcacatTCACCGCTAaactgcattgacactatactaccgtttgactttcacagcaaGTACTCTGTTGCcactttgtcttgccgaagaagcccggcatATCGCTCGTCTTcatactgtggcatcgcaacaccgatcgaaagagcgctatgacagccgacaccagtccgtctcgtacgctaaaggagactttgtgtggttgtggactccggaacgtaaatGTGGCTTATgtgaaaagtttttaccccagtacacgggcccattcgtcattgtagatcgcttgagtgacttgacgtacatGGTGGCACacttgacgtccgctggtcgtcggtctagccagacccagttagtacatgttgcctgtcttaagcggtttcaccctacgctttctgagtgatttggacttgcccagcgggcttcgtctggcaaccggggattgctacagCATGAGCCGGGcaaggagaagaggaagaagaggttagctggtgcagcctcgggacgccaccttgacttcaccatcaatctcgtcccttaaataaagccggtttaacgttaaccgtaacaatatgataAACTATAAACAATGACATATGGATCGTAGCAGTGACCGCAGAAACTACAGGCTATACAATGGTGCACTAATAAAAGAAAAACTGTAATTAGGACAAATGCAGTATGGAAAAAATAAGATCGGTAGGTTAAGATAAGTACAATACAGGGCACAATATACATTATTCATGGCATTAAAACTGAAATAAACAATAGGACATAATAAGTGATAATGTAGTAGGAGTCACAGCTTTAGAAACTATAATAGTTATGATTACAAGGGTCTGACGGAATTCCGTCTGGTGAAGCAAGATTATATTCAATAATATGCACAGTGCCTACCAAGGTAAAATGCATTCAATTAAATTGCACAGACTGCAGACGTGTATAGAAGAAACCAGGAATTTCAAACGAACGCTCCAGGACCATTCTAATGAtgtaaagaacaagaaaaacagggggaaggtggaagatggaaattaaagactatgagcaaaacgagaacacggtAAAAGCACAAGCCAATGcttcgacaaatggacttgtcttttatgtcgccttgaaaaagacaagtcccctagtcgaaacgttggctcccacttttaccttgttctcgttttgctcaaagAACAAGAAAGTGCATCTAATGCCTTCACAGAGCATGTTGTGTCTACTGGACACGTGATCAACTGGGATGATCGCTGCATTATTGTCACTCAACGAAAAGCGATTTACGTTTACACTAAGAATCTTTGATAATTCAAAGAACTGCGCACATGTTTAACAGGAATATCGGCAGTCTTCCCCCCATACATGCATGATGCCTGCAGCATGCGATAACACATACTTAAATGAGCGTACTTTGCCGTTTGTTGTCATTGTAAAAAGACTCTCTTCCAGGAGCTAAAACTTCTTTTGATTGAATGCATTTTACCTTTGTCGGCACTGTGTGTATTAATGACTTCTAATAGTAATGTCATTAGTTGTGCAATGCAAATAAATCTCTGAGTACCATTCTAAAAACATTTagcaaatatgaacaaacataGTTCTGCGGTCAAGATTATTCTAATCTCTTATTGACGTCAGAAAGTATGAATATACGACGCAGTTAGAATCGTGTGTGTATTTAGTGAGTGTCAAAGAGTGCTTCTTGCACGCAGGCATTGCTGGCGTTATAGAAATCGCCCAGCTGCATGGGATATCGAAAATTATCTGCAGATCTGTATATTTCGTGAAATATATACAGACATACAAACATGCCTCCAAAAGTAGTGTCGGCGAATGCGCAGGGCCTAAACTTGACTTGGGTCCTTTCGTACTCTTCTTGAATACGTTTGCACGTCAAGACACTAGCATACCCAACTACCGGTCCCCTATTTCTATATGCATCAGGACGCTGCAAGCTTTTAATACGTCTAGACACGAGCGTTAAGGCTTTAGAATGTTAACGAAACGACTGCTACCTTCAGTACCAGACAGAAGGGCAAACGTGACCACTGGGGGAAATATTCAGCCTGTTTAGGAGGCGTTGAAATATCCCGgcaaatgaaatttgttgcgtcgCGCATGTCGTATGCAGCATTTAGCTTTCCGGGCACTGCAGCGACCACACCTTCATTGGCAAGCACAGCTCTTAAACAAGCCCGAAACATCCCAAATGCATCAATTTAATTACTGGCAAAAGATCACACGTCGAAATGCGCCTTTGGCAGAGGAAATCCCCGCATTTAGAAGCTATTCCACGGGCTGCTTCGTGAAATACGCACCAGTTGTTCAGGAGCATGCTCGAAACGTTCCTAATCACGTCTTTTCTTTTCTGATGAGAGCCAACGACGCCAGAAACGAAACAAAATATTGCTCAGAAGCAGAGGAGCAGTACATTTAAGGACTATCAGTAGCGCGATCAAACTAATGAATACATCCTTTACAGAGCGAATCTGCATCTTCAGCTCGACGCGCTTGGGTCCTTCAACGTTAAACAAAATATGAGGAACATACTCACTCTGCCATTCTTTTGTCTTTCGTGCAATTTTTTGCAATATCTCAGCAAATTTGCCTTTCTTCCTCACAAATCTTTTGCACGCGTATCGCCGGCACGCTATCGAAACGCGAGCTGCATTCGACTGTTCGAAATCGTGACATAGCTTAACCACAGTTTCGACGTATGTTTCGGAAGAAATCCGCAGTTTAGTCTCAACAAATCAGAAAAGTAGCAATTACGCTTGCAAGTTAGCATTGATTGTATATTTACATTTTGCGAGCTAAATACTTTTCATTTGCGGTTTGTTTACAACAAGATACGAATCAGTGGGTGAAGGCCTAGCCACATTCCGTTGCCATAGGGATGAATCCAAAACTGAAACTACGTTGCCGGATTCCGCGCGTTCCAGTGCAACCGAAGATGTGATAACTTCATTCGCTGAGCCAGCTTTCCCGCGtgctaaagaaaacaaggttATAAGCACGATGGACGAAGAAGTAAGCGCTAGAGTAATTAAGAAAACGCAAGACCTCTTGGGATCTGTGATAAAAAAGCCACCCCTGCAAGAAAAGCTGCTCAAGAAACCGCCTTTCCGATTTCTGCATGACGTTATTCATAACGTAAGCATGCATGAACAAACTTTCATATCGCCACTCTGCGCACATGGACAACGTTAGGTAAATTGTTATTTTCTCACTTATACTGCAGGTCATCAAGGCAACCAATTTTTTAGATGGGTTGTACACCCAGGAAGAGCTTACGTCAGAAAATATTAAGGCAAGTTCGGAATCCCTTGTTTTCACATTGATGCGGTGTAAATAGTTCCCTTTCCACTGTTTCAGGACAAGGAAGGCAAAATAGCATTTTTACAGAAAGCTATTGATGCTGTGGGTAAGTCATGCGTGGCTTCTGGACATGCCAAATTAAATTTCTATATAAATTTATCAGGCAATATAAATATGGCTCCGAAATTAGTGTATACCTGCTTAATCCATTCGTGCTTCATTATGTTACTTAAGCTCTAGTTTGTCTGATGTTGAACTCTGTATTAGGCATAGTAACTGGGACGGCGTTGCCTGTGCGACCATCAAAAATAGTCGCTGGACACGAACCAGACAAAACCAATGAGTTTCTTCAAGCACTTGCAAAGTCAGCAGCCAGAAAGGTGACTACATGAGGCGCAATAAGCTAGCAATTAAGGTTTTCGTTTAATTTACATtggttatttatttttatacgtAAAAATTTTAGGTGGACTCTAGTGAGGCTGTGAAGAAAGTGCTAGGCGGTGAAAAGCCTCCTGCACCAAGCAAACCTGAGAAGAAGGATACGAGCAAAAAGAAAGAGGTGAAAACACTCTCATTTCAATCAGGCCAAAACTAAGCACTCATTTTAAGAAGAATTATACAACACATCAGTTTattttccaggcagcaaaggTTCCGAAAAAGTCAGACAGTGAACGAAAATCAAGAAAAACGGCAGGTGAAGCTGACACAAGTAAAGAAAAGAAGTCAACATCCTCGgtgcaaaaggaaaaagaaaaaagctcttCTAGCAGCAGACCTTCTAAATCGGGCAAGACGAGAAGCTCAGGGGAACACAGATCAAAATCTAGAGAGCCTGATACACGCAAGCTGGCAGAAGCGGTTCCAGAGGACAACGCTGTGCACCAGACCGGCAATGAAAGACCTAAAACTAGCTCAAGGAAAAAATCATCGAAGGAGGTGAAAGAGCCTACAGATGCTGCTCCGTCGGAATTGCCCAATGGAGTTTCTAAACTTGAACAGGTGTGATACTTCTATTCATTTCCAATGGACACACTCTCTTTCAGTGTGAAATGAACATGTGGGAAAGCCTTTCTCCATGCGCATGTTTCAGGATCAAGTAGTCACAAAGGTAGACAAGACGGACCTACTTCTACAAGCAACCAATGTAAGCTGCTGCTGTTTAAAATTAATTGCTTCCTGCTATGAATTTATTTCACTTCCTGCATCTAGCTACAGAACTATATAAACATTGTATATCTTGGTACTGCAATTGTATATCATAACTGGACAGACTGATCactgatataacaaagcaaatctAAAATGCTTTCTGCTGATGAGTGTGCAAAGAATATGTACGCTTCTAATgaatatcagatataacaaaggtattttcatGTTTGATGTGACATCCTTATAACTAGGGTTCAGTGCTTTTGGTTTTTATTGCCCCAGAATTCAGCTTACTTGGTTTTTATTTACACCATgaaatgtgtttttctttttcagtgaaTATAATTTTCCAAATGAACTACCAAATCTAACATAATTTTTTGCATTAGTTGCAAGTCTTTTTATAATTGAATATGTTTCACATTTTCTTCATTCTGAAACCTGTTGTATAACTTCAAAATCCTGCTCTTCAACAGGGTAGCTTTAGCAACAGACAGAATAATTTTTCGAGAAGCAGTCAAGGGCAATGCCAAATGCCATATGAAAATGTGACTATATGCAATTTGGTATTCGAGCACAAATAAAATGACAGTTTATTTGTGACATTATGCTGGTAAAGAGCACTGCCAAATAATAATACAAAAAGATTCAAGGGGCACTTTATCCCTAAGTGGGTGAATGCAACAGCATTGAGACCACTGTGCATCATGCCACGAtgcaaggtcgtgggtttgattcccAACGAAGGCCCTctgttcaagtgccttaattaactacatCTTAATTACCTGTGTCTTAATTAGTttaaccttaattaacaccaaaggtcaaggGTTCAATTACTTTTTGGCAAATTGGTGGTGGTCATGCCAGCGCTGACaactcatgagccatataatttatttatttattattttattttcaaatactgcagccctattcAGGGCTATTGCTGGTGTAGAGTACAATAATgcgcaagaaagagaaaaaaaaggcagttgaacataatagattaaaaaaaaggaacagcaaTCTTATCACACTAGTGCTTCTACAAAATTAGACTGCCAATTCACGAACAGAACCGGGTAACTCATTCCAACAGTCGACAACTCTCAGGAAATAACTGTGTTTGAATGTGTTAGTGCATGCAAAGAAAGGCTTTAGGTTGAGGGTGTGACAACATCTAGCTGGAAGAGCACTAGCATACGAGATGTAATAGCAGATAGTCGACAACATGAGTGAATAATTTAATGTAATGGCTTCATGGAATCTATATGTTGCCTTGTGCATAGAAGAGATAAAGTCAAGGAATTAATTGTGGATGAGGGCGGGAAATCATGATCGTAACGATGACAAATGAAACGAACAGCCTTCCTTTGCACCGTTTCAACTTCGTTAATGTCGCAAACTTTATACGGGTTCCAGGCGCATGAAGCGTGCTATAATACAAAATGAATGAgtgttttatacattagtaattTAGTGCGTTTTGTCGACTTAGATAATGTTTGTCTCAAATAACCTAATTTTCTTAGTGCTATAGATGTAATGCGATGAATATGCTGGGACCACTGCATGTTGTGCGTGAATataactccaaggtatttgtacaccTGTGCCCGGGGAAGTATTGTGTTATTGAAAGCGTACACATGCTGTGAAGGAAAGTGGCTGTTTGTAAATGACACTACTACGGTTTCTTTAAAAGTTAATGCGCATCTGCCACTCCGTACACCAGGTGCAAAATCTGTTGAAGGAATCCTGAAGAATCCTGAAGTGAGGCGTGATCACTAGGAGAAAAAAATTACCTGGTATAGCACGCAGTCGTCGGCATAAAGATAGACTTTTGACTTAATATTGACTTTTGACTTAATAATAATGCATTAAAAATATTGGAACTTAGATACAACTCTGCATTACTATCAGTGAACTTGTCCAGTTCATCCATGGCCACAGTGCAAAAGACTGCAAGAACCTAGGCCAAAGGCCTCTCTCCCTTCTACGTTTCTCAACTTTTTCACAGCAACAGGCAAaatggacaaaaataaaaaaaattgtaatgatACATCTTGGGCTACAGGCTGACATGTGATGTCAGGCTCCTTGTACTGGAGTGCATACAGGCTTGCACAGACCTTATTGCTGTGTTACATTTCTGGCAAATTTGCTTTCACTCACCCTTTTAGATTAAAACTgagttctggaaaaaaaaaaatcggcaagGAAATTTTGTGTACATTTGTGTGGTTTAAAGTGAGAACACTGAACCCAAGTAACAACAAGGTTTGACTGTGTCAAGAAACTTTCCACAGAAGTGACGTACTTGTATCCGATGCTGCCTATACAGGTGCTTCAGTCGACATGCAGTGGCAGTGAACTTGCACAATGCccattcataaaaagaaaagcaaaaagaacaaaaaaggctGGTTACCACTCATGGTCACTGGATATTTTCTTAATATTTTACAGCACCACATTAAAGAGGATGAAGTTGAAGTCAAACGTCCACACAGTACGAAACGGTCATCTCACAAGGAGCAAACTCCTGAAAGCAGTAGTGATGGACAACAGGATAAGCTACCTATGTGTAAGAGAAACTAAGAAGCACCGCTTGATGCCAGCTGACAGAAGTTTAAGAACGCTATGGCATTTTTTTTCTCCAGCAAACAGCCATGAAGTGACATTAGAAGCAGACAACTTATTGGCTCCTCCTGAGCCCGAGAACAACACTATGCAGGAAGGCGAGAGACCAATGTCTCGGTGAGCAATTTGTCACTTTGCTGTATAACATGTATAGTAAATTGTTATTTCCAAGTTCAGATGTGAATTTGAATGGAATTTGTGCAGTCTGCCGATTGTCATCAGTTTAGGTTTCTATTTTCGTGGTTGTTACAGTTGTTGTTGCTTGTTTGTTTACCTTGACTTATGCAATAATTATCAATTATCTGTTGTACTTGTCCAGCACCTTTACAATGTACTCATCCTTATTTCATCTCTCTTCGTATCCTGCTGGTTGAAATTCCTGTCTTGCAGGAATTGCAAAGAATTCTTGCAATTCCTGACAAGAATTCCTCCTAGAAGCAGGCAGTCTTCTTCACAGGCAGTTCTTTTTTCTATGTTCCCAACTTGTAATAACAATGTTCAAATGAAATGTACGTATAATTTCACTTGAATCAACTTCAAGGGACATTGACAGTTAAACATATGTCACCTGAAATCTCATTTGTCTAACAGGCATCCTAAGTCAGAACCATCAAAACAGACTCAAAATGTGTAGAATTAGTTTACAGAACACAATTATAGCCGTCAATTTTCACTTTTTGATTCCACTCCAAAAATTTGACATTTAGTAGTATCAGCTTCTGTAGCTACAAAAGTGAGAAGCTTCTTCTCGCACAAAGGCTATTTATTCTGTAGATAGCTGGCTAGAAGTGTAATAAAGAAAGCTTCCACAAATGTTAATGACCAAATGTCAAGAAAAAATGATTTAGTCTCGATGTCATCACTTCTTAGAAAAGAAATTACCAATCATCTAGCACACGTTAAATGTGTACAAGGGAAGTGACTGGAATTCAAGATTATGACCTCAGTAAATTCAAGACAAAATGCTTTTTTCCAGAGACCTCTATCCGTAGCTATTCTGTGTGAATCAGACACAACCTTGTACTTGTAAATTTCTTAATCTTTCTGTCATATTTTCTGCCACCATTGACTATGTTTCTCTTCCTCTTAAACTCATTATGTCACTTTAAGAAAGCAGCAGTTACACATTAcgttttattcatttattcattcaagaTGAAATCAATGACGTGCACACTCGTTATTAAAAAAATTCTATGCATTCAGTGGTGTTTTGTCTCGGAACAAACACAATCAGTACATAAAACAATTGGAATTGTAGCAAATGAAGTTTCGAGTGCCACTTTTTGCACTATTAACAAAGTTTCAAAAGACAGATGTGAACTCCGGCTAACTGCACCGACAGCACAATCAGATAATTAGTTCCATTCCCTTGCTGTTCAtcgaaaaacaaaaaatatatatatttaaagcTCTCTTTGTGAAATAATTCAGTTACATGTCTGCTATGTTTATTCTATGCTATCCTAGACACAGTTTCATTTAGTGCATAAAAATTCTTGTTATAGAATACCAAGTTATTCATGATATGTAAAAAAAAGGTttagctttttcttcttcctttggcGTCATTGCATAACAGGTCGCGCATTACATGATGTGGCCAGCTTCACTGCCTTCACATAATCTGGTCTTATTTATCTATGATTCATACAGCAAGTATTATTTTTCTCTTGAATATTATGCCTCTCATGACACTGCAAACTACAATCCATTGCTTCCTTTCCAGCTTTCCTTTTTCTAGCCCTAATGTTGTAACCAGCTAAGTCGATCAGTACTGGCAGAATACAGTTGAACGTCGACACCAAAATACATTTGTTATATCCCATATCC encodes:
- the IFT54 gene encoding intraflagellar transport 54 isoform X1, which translates into the protein MDEEVSARVIKKTQDLLGSVIKKPPLQEKLLKKPPFRFLHDVIHNVIKATNFLDGLYTQEELTSENIKDKEGKIAFLQKAIDAVGIVTGTALPVRPSKIVAGHEPDKTNEFLQALAKSAARKVDSSEAVKKVLGGEKPPAPSKPEKKDTSKKKEAAKVPKKSDSERKSRKTAGEADTSKEKKSTSSVQKEKEKSSSSSRPSKSGKTRSSGEHRSKSREPDTRKLAEAVPEDNAVHQTGNERPKTSSRKKSSKEVKEPTDAAPSELPNGVSKLEQDQVVTKVDKTDLLLQATNHHIKEDEVEVKRPHSTKRSSHKEQTPESSSDGQQDKLPMSNSHEVTLEADNLLAPPEPENNTMQEGERPMSRSTLRSSRPRSSRPAAPRIRKRENSADTTPAARAPTAKPVENVILDTSDDKNEDDKDEEFVITEVTTQPVLANLNTPETEQLPESEQGSLVKQILEAKKELEQGSQRPSTGFPTAESVMPGIVSKAQGQDKMDMLRQHIQAVSRGALPLGKLLDLLSEDLDSMNMELSSWKEEHAKNLQAYSSEQSATDSILEPLRQNLEELDQRISDELEEISATRAVIFSNAERLEKMLAAANLGR
- the IFT54 gene encoding intraflagellar transport 54 isoform X2, whose translation is MDEEVSARVIKKTQDLLGSVIKKPPLQEKLLKKPPFRFLHDVIHNVIKATNFLDGLYTQEELTSENIKDKEGKIAFLQKAIDAVGIVTGTALPVRPSKIVAGHEPDKTNEFLQALAKSAARKVDSSEAVKKVLGGEKPPAPSKPEKKDTSKKKEAAKVPKKSDSERKSRKTAGEADTSKEKKSTSSVQKEKEKSSSSSRPSKSGKTRSSGEHRSKSREPDTRKLAEAVPEDNAVHQTGNERPKTSSRKKSSKEVKEPTDAAPSELPNGVSKLEQDQVVTKVDKTDLLLQATNHHIKEDEVEVKRPHSTKRSSHKEQTPESSSDGQQDKLPMSNSHEVTLEADNLLAPPEPENNTMQEGERPMSRSTLRSSRPRSSRPAAPRIRKRENSADTTPAARAPTAKPVENVILDTSDDKNEDDKDEEFVITEVTTQPVLANLNTPETEQLPESEQGSLVKQILEAKKELEQGSQRPSTGFPTAESCNGLNPGASETELGRTGPAHQ